GCGAACCCGCCGGCGCGCACGCGCTCTGGTGCCGGCGGGCCCTCCCCCCTCCCCCCCCCCGCGACGACGCCCGGGGGCTTCCTCGCGGGGTCTTCCTCGCGGGGGGCCCGCCACTGGGGGGCGACCGCGGGTCGCCCCTACAAGTCATCGCGCCTTGCCGCACGGCCGCTTGACAGCGTTTGGGCAACCGCCTACGATTCGGCCATTCCGTGCCGCATGCCGCCCCCGCCCCTGGGGGACAATCACCTTCGCGGAGGAGAAAGACATGGCCAAACAAGGCTTCAAGGCAATGGACTCCGACATGCACGTGTTCGAGCCCCACGACCTGTGGCAGCGCTACATCGACCCCGAATTCAAGGACCGTGCCCCAAAGGGCTTGCAACGCGATTTCCGCGACCTCGGCGTCGAGCTCGACGGCAAGATCCTCCCCATCCCGCGACGGCCGGAAAACCCCGGGCTCAGGGACTACCGTCTCAACACCCTGAAGGAAAAGTACAGCGACGTGGCGGCGCGCAACTTCGACGGGGTGAGTCAGGTCATGGCCATGGACAAGGAAGGCCTCGACCTGGCGTTCCTGTTCCCCACGCGCGGGCTCTTCGTCCTGGGCATCGACGGGCTCGACCCCGACCTGGCCGCGGCCATCTCCCGCGCCTACAACGACTGGCTCTACGACTTCGCGCAGGCGGACAGCGACCGCATGGTCTGCGTCGCCATGGTGCCGCCCCAGAACGTCGAGGCGGCGGTGGTCGAGACCAAGCGGACGGTGACCGAAATGGGCTTCCGGGGCGTCTTCATGCGTCCCAACCAGACCAACGGACTGTGCTGGAGCGACCCCTATTACGATCCGCTGTGGGAAGTGTGCCAGAGCCTGAACGTGCCCGTGGGCTTCCACGAGGCCGGGCGCGTGTACCAGCCCCAGCCGGCCATCTCCCAGTTCATCCCGTCCTTCTCCATGTTCAACACCTTGAGCTTCCCGCTGGCCAACATGTTCGCGTGCGCGGACATGATCTACGGCGGCGTCATGGAGCGCTTCCCCAAGCTCCGCGTGGCCTTCCTGGAAGGCAACTGCTCCTGGCTCCCGTGGCTCCTGTACCGCATGGGGGACTACATGGAATCGGTGGGCAAGGCCGAGTACCCGGACCTCAAGCTCGAGCCGCTGGAGTATTTCCAGCGCCAGTGTTTCGGCGCCGTCGAATGCGACGAGATCACCGCCAAGCACATCCCGGAGTTCGGCCTGGAGGACAACGTGGTGTTCTCCACCGACTATCCGCACCTGGACGTCAAGTATCCGCACTCGCTGGATACTTTCCTGGAGATGCCGTTCTCCGACGAGTCCAAGCGGAAGTACCTGTGGGACAACTGCGCCCGGCTGTACAACATGGGTCAGTGACATTCCCGGTATTTCGTCCATAACGACATTCGAACGGCGGGGGATCGTGGAAGGCTTCTTCGGTCCCCCGTGGAGCATGGCGCACCGCGCGGCGATGTTCGCGTTCGGTGCCGCGCGCGGGATGAACACCTACCTCTACGCGCCCAAGGACGACCCCTACCACCGGGAACGCTGGCAGCTCCCATACCCCGAACCGGAGTGGCGTGAGCTGTGCGCGCTCATCGAGGTCGCCCAGGCCCGGGGCATCGACTTCGTCTACGGTTTCCACCCCGGCAAGGACCTGTGCTTCGCCGCGGCGGAACCGGTAGGAATCCTGCTCGCCAAGGCCGCGCGCCTTTACGACCGGGGAGTGCGCACCTTCGCGGTGCAGTTCGACGACCTCCCTTCCCGGCTCACGCACGACAGCGACGTGAAGAAGTTCGACAACAGCCTGGCCAAGGCCGAATCCCTGTGGCTCGCGGCCGTGCTGGAGCGGCAGCCCACGGACTGGCAGGCGGAGTGGTGGTTCTGTCCCTCGTACTACCCCCCCGATCCGCTCCTGGCCGAGGTCTTCGGCGAGTTCGAGCCGAGCTTCCCGGAGACCGTGGCACGGCACCTGCCGGCGACGGTGTCCTGCTTCTGGACCGGGCCCAAGGTGGTGCCCCGGAGCATCACGCTGGAGCACATGGAGGAGGTCGCGGGAAGGATGGGCCACCGGCTGCTGCTGTGGGACAACTACCCGGTGAACGACCTGAGCATGAAGGATGAGATGCACATCGGCCCCCTCACCGGACGCGACCCGCGGCTGCCGGAGCAGGTGCACGGCTACCTGGCCAACCCGCTGGTGCAGGAGGAGCTGAGCTTCGTTCCCCTGGCCACCTGCTTCGACTACGCGCGGGACCCCGGCGCCTACGACCCGGAGAGGAGTTGGCAGGCGGCCGTGGCCGAGCGGTTCGGCGCGGCCAACGTGGAACACTGGCAGGCCCTGCGACAATTTTGTGAATGGGATGCGGCCCCGGATTCGCCGGCGACGACCACGGAATCCGAACGCGGCGCGCTCGCGGCCGCCCACGCGTACTTGATCGCCCACGGGGATGAACGGTGGTGCGAGGAGTTCGCGCCGTGGCAACAGCGACTGGAGCAAGCGCTCCGCCAGACACCGCACTAGAAACACACTGGAAGGCATGGACGACAAGACCGTATCCACCCGCGAGGTGCTGGACACCCTGAAGGAAGTCCGTTCCCGCACCCTGAGCCTGATCGAGGATCTCTCCGACGAACAGCTCTCGGTGCCGCTGCTGGCCATCGTCAACCCGCCGCTGTGGGAAATCGGGCATATCGCGTGGTTCCACGAGAAGTGGGCGCTGCGCCATCTGCGCGGCCACGACCCCATGATGCGCGACGGCGACGTGCTGTACGATTCCGCCGCCGTGCTCCACGACACCCGGTGGGGACTGGGGCTGCCGTCGCGGACCGAGACCCTCGCGTACATGGACCGCGTTCTCAACGAGATTGCCGAAGGACTGCCCGCCGAGCGGCTGAACCCCGAGGAAACCTACTTCCACAGGCTGGGCTTCCTCCACGAGGACATGCACGCGGAGGCGCTCACGTACACGCGCCAGACCCTGGCGTATGCACCGCCCGCGTTCGTGGGCCACGGCACCGTGCCGCGGGGCGCCCCGTGTCCCGGCGACGTGGAGGTACCCGGCGGTGAATTCGTGCTCGGCGCCACCGAGGACCTGCCCTTTGTCTTCGACAACGAGAAGTGGGGCCATCCCGTGACCGTGGCGCCGTTCCGCATCGCCCGCGCCGCCGTGACCAACGCCGAGTTCGCCGCGTTCGCCGACGACGGCGGCTACGACGATCCGCGGTGGTGGAGCGACGAGGGGTGGAGCTGGCGCCAGGCCGAGGGCGCGGCGCATCCCGTGTACTGGGAGCGCGAGGCGCCGGGCCGCTGGCTGGAGCGAATCTTCGACCGCTGGCTGCCCCTGCCCCCGCACCTCCCGGTGGTCCACGTCAACTGGCACGAGGCCGAGGCGTACTGCCGCTGGGCCGGGCGCCGGCTGCCCGCGGAAGCCGAGTGGGAGCTGGCCGCGGCCGTGGATCCGGCGGGCGCCGCCGCCAGCGGCGAAGCAGCCAAGCGCGGTTTCCCTTGGGGCGAAGCGCCGCCCGACCCCGACCGCGGCAACCTCGACTGGGCCGCGGGCGGGCGCCTGCCGGTGGACGCCCTGGCCGCGGGTGACAGCGCCGCGGGCTGCCGCCAGATGATCGGCAACGTGTGGGAGTGGACCGCCAGCGCCTTCCAGCCCTACCCCGGCTTCGTCCGGGACCCCTACAGGGAGTATTCGGAGCCCTGGTTCGGCGATCACAGGGTACTGCGCGGCGGCTGCTGGACCACCCGTTCACACCTCATCCGCAACACCTGGCGCAACTTCTACAAGCCGGACCGCCGGGACGTGTGGGCCGGTTTCCGCACGTGCGCGCGGGACTAGTGTCCTGCGTCACAAATAGCTTGACGAATCCGCGGGTTCGCACCGGCCGGGCAATCGCCGCGGGTGGCGTCCTTCGACTTCGCTCTGCTAAACGTGTCCTGAGCATGCAGAAGACACAGGCTGAACGGTCGTGAACCCAGTCCCTCCGTTCGTCCTGAGCGTAGCGAAGCGCCAGCGGAGCGAAGTCGAAGGACCGCGCCTCTGCCGGCGACGAGATCTGTCAGCGTTCCCACTCAGATTGGAAGACGACTTGGCACCTGACAACACGTCGACAACCAGAATCGCCCTGGTAACCCCCGCCGGACCCACGCGGCGCACGGGCAACCGCATCTCCGGGGGAAGGTGGGCGCGAATCCTGCGCGCTTCGGGCTATCGGGTCAAAGCCCTGGACCGCTACGAGCGTGAACGGTGCGACCTTCTCATCGCGCTCCACGCGCGCCGCAGTCACGGCTCCGTTCGCCGGTTCCGGGAACTCCATCCCGGCAAACCGGTGGTGGTCGTGCTCACCGGCACCGACCTGTACAACGACATCCACGTGGACGAGAACGCTCGCGAGTCGCTTCGGCTGGCCGACCGTCTGGTGCTGCTCCAACGAAAAGGGCTCGACGAACTCGACCCGTCACTGCACGAAAAGACCCGGGTGATCTACCAGTCGGCAGAGCCGCGGCCCGGCGGCCCCGGCGACCCGAAACGCCGCTTCATCGTCGCCACGGTGGGCCACATGCGCCCCGAGAAGGACCCGTTCCGCACCGCCATGGCCGTGCGCGCCCTGCCCGCCTCCTCGCGCATCCGCGTGGTGCACATCGGCGCCGCCTTCGAGGAGAGCCTCGCGCGACGCGCCCGGCAGGAGATGGAGCGCAACCCGCGCTACCGCTGGATGGGCGAGTGGCCCCACTGGAAGACGCGCCAGTTCATGGCCCGCAGCCACCTCGTGTCCATCACCTCGCGCATGGAGGGCAGCTCCAACGTACTGTGCGAGGCCCTCGCCTCCGGCGTCCCGGTGGCCGCCTCGAGGATATCGGGCCTGATCGGCACCCTGGGCGACGACTACCCCGGCTACTACGAACTCGGCGACACGGCCGGGCTCAAGCGGGTGCTGCTCCGCGCCGAGAACGACCTGCCCTTCTACGAGAGTCTGGCGCAGCATTGCGCGGAGGTGGCGCCGCTGGTGAACCCGGATAGGGAAATCCACACTTGGCAAGAGTTGATTCGTGACGTGATGGTCGAGTGCCCGTAACACGTCATTCTCGCGAAACAGGCTGTGTCGAGGATCGCGTGGGACGACGCCCCTCACCCTCATTCCCGCAAGACAGACCGTGCCAATCGGATGAGGCCGAGCCCCCTGAAGCGTCATTCCCGCGGAAGCGGGAATCCAGGGGCGGTGCTGGGGCACTACAGCGGCGTTTCCCCGCCTCGCCACCCCTGGATTCCCGCTTCCGCGGGAATGACGATTCGAGGGGGTCGTTGCGGGAATGACGCTTTTCGGGGCATTCGCGGGCTTGCCCGAGGGGCGTGAGCAAACGCGGGTGAAGGCCCGTTACGAACCGTCGGACAGCACCTCGATGAGCGCCTCCGCCACGGTGTCCAACTCGGCGTGGCTGATGACCAGGGGCGGCAACAGCCGTACCACGGTCGCGCCGGCGGGTAGGGCCAGGACTCCCTTCTCCATCAGGCGCACGAGGTGGGGCTGGGACTTTTCCTTGAGCTCGATGCCGATCATCAAGCCGAGCTGGCGGATCTCTCTTACCTTCGGCAGGTCCGCGGCCTTGAGGCGCTCCAGCAGGTAGGCGCCCTTCTCCGCGGCGGCCTCGGCGAGTCCTTCCTCTTCCATGGCGTCGATGGCGGCGAGGGACGCGGCGCAGGCCAGCGGGTTGCCGCCGAAGGTGCTGCCGTGGCGGCCCACGGGGACCTCGAGCTTGTCGGAGCAGAGCACCGCGCCCATGGGGATGCCGCCGGCCATGGCCTTGGCCAGGCACAGGATGTCGGGTTCGAGGCCGAAGTGCTCGCAGGCGAACATCTTGCCGGTGCGGCCGAAGCCGGTCTGGACCTCGTCGATGATGAGCAGCACGCCCCGTTCCCGGCACAGCTCGCTCACCTGCTCGAAGAACTCGGCCTTGCCGAGGTTGACGCCGCCCTCGCCCTGGACGATCTCCAGCATCACCGCGGCGGTGTTGTCGTTCACCTTCTCTTCCAGCTTGGCGAAGTTGTTGAAGGGCGCGTACTGGAAGCCTTCGACGATGGGCACGAAGGGGTCGCGGTACTCCTTGGTGAAGGTGGCGCTCAGCGCGCCCATGGTGCGGCCGTGGAAGCCGCGCATGGCGCACACGAACTCCTGCTTGCCGGTGGCGAAGCGGGCGAACTTGATGGCCGCCTCGATGGTCTCGGTGCCCGAGTTGCACAGGAACGCGCGGTTGAGGTTGCCGGGCGTGATGCCCGCCAGCCGCTCCAGCAGGCGCGCCTTGACGTCGTTGTAGAAGACGCCGGAGCAGCTCACGAGCCGCTGCGCCTGCTCGGTGACCGCCTGCACCACCTTGGGATGGCAGTGACCGAGGCTGGCGACGCCGTGGCCGGCCACACAGTCGATGTACTCGCGGCCCTGGTCGTCCCACACCTTGGCGCCCTGGCCGCGCACCAGGACGATATCGCGCTTGGGGTAGACGTCGAACTCGTACTGTTGCTGCAGCTCCTTGAAGTCGCTCACTGGATCACCGTTCCTTTCCCCGCCAGGGCGTCACGGACGGGATGCTCCACTCGGCCGTCGCTCATGATGACCTTCTCCGCGCCTTCCTCGAACAGCTTGCGCAGCGCCAGCATCTTGCGCTTCATGCGCCCCTCCACCTGCGCCTCCCGCTGCTCCAGCTCACCCGCCCGGATATGCGGCACCACGGTGCTCTCGTCGTCCTTGTCGGCGAGGAAGCCGGGGGCCTCGATGAGCTGCAGCACCACCTCGGCGTGGAAGGCGGCCTGGAGCACGTTGATGATGTCGTCGTTCTCCGAGTTGATGGCGGTGTGGCGCTCGTCGATGATGGGGATGGACAGCACCGGTGCGTAGCCGCCGTCGAGCAGCAACTGGAACAGTTCCTTGTTGGCGCTCCGGGGCTTGCCCGAGAAGTCGCGCACGATGAGGGTCTTGCCGTCCTTGCGCACCCGGATGCCCTTGTTGCGCTGGCCCTGGATGGCGCGGCCGTCGATGCCCGAGAGACCCACCGCGTTGACCCCGTTCTGCTGCAGCAGTTCCACGATGCGCTTGTTCTGCACGCCGGCGTAGCCCATCAGGATGGCGTCGAGGGCTGCCTTGTCCGACAGCACGCTGGTGTATCCCGACACCGACGTCACCACCTGGGTGGGATTGCCGAGCTTCGCGGCGATGGCGTCGCGCACCGCGTTGGCGCCGTGCACCACGATGAAACGGTCGGACACCGCCGCCAGGTCCTCGGCGATGCCGGGCAGGTTGACGGCGCTGCCGCCGCCGATCTTCACCAGGATCATCGCAGGTGCTCCACCGTGTCGTTGGGAATCACGCGCCAGCCGCCGTGCTCCGGCACGGTCTCGGAGCTGACGGTGAAACCGCCGTCGCTCTGACGGGCGCGCAGCCTGAAGTACTCGGGTTGTTCGTTGAAGAGCGATCCCACGTAGACGTTCTCTCTATCGGCAATGATCATGTTCATGGCGCGCACGTAGCGCGTCCTGCGGACGATGACGTCCATCCCCTTGCGCATGGCCGCGGCCATGTCGCCCTTGTCGAAACGCTTGACGAAGTTGAACACCTTCTCCGCGCCGATACGCCCCTCCGCGCTGATGCGCACGCCGCGCAGCTCGCCGTTGAACGCGAACACGTAGCGGTCGTCGGCGAACGGCATGTTGTTCTCCACGACGATGTTCTCGTCCCGGAAGGCGCTGCGGGCGTGGCCCAACAGCAGGGTCGTGGCACCGAACTGGTCCAGATCGTCCTCCCAGATGGGCTTGATGTTGTGGTATACCCGCCACCCGCCGTCCACCAGGTAGGCGCAGCCCCAGCCGTGGCCCTGGTACTCCGGGCTGTT
This region of Deltaproteobacteria bacterium genomic DNA includes:
- the senB gene encoding selenoneine biosynthesis selenosugar synthase SenB translates to MAPDNTSTTRIALVTPAGPTRRTGNRISGGRWARILRASGYRVKALDRYERERCDLLIALHARRSHGSVRRFRELHPGKPVVVVLTGTDLYNDIHVDENARESLRLADRLVLLQRKGLDELDPSLHEKTRVIYQSAEPRPGGPGDPKRRFIVATVGHMRPEKDPFRTAMAVRALPASSRIRVVHIGAAFEESLARRARQEMERNPRYRWMGEWPHWKTRQFMARSHLVSITSRMEGSSNVLCEALASGVPVAASRISGLIGTLGDDYPGYYELGDTAGLKRVLLRAENDLPFYESLAQHCAEVAPLVNPDREIHTWQELIRDVMVECP
- a CDS encoding acetylornithine/succinylornithine family transaminase, coding for MSDFKELQQQYEFDVYPKRDIVLVRGQGAKVWDDQGREYIDCVAGHGVASLGHCHPKVVQAVTEQAQRLVSCSGVFYNDVKARLLERLAGITPGNLNRAFLCNSGTETIEAAIKFARFATGKQEFVCAMRGFHGRTMGALSATFTKEYRDPFVPIVEGFQYAPFNNFAKLEEKVNDNTAAVMLEIVQGEGGVNLGKAEFFEQVSELCRERGVLLIIDEVQTGFGRTGKMFACEHFGLEPDILCLAKAMAGGIPMGAVLCSDKLEVPVGRHGSTFGGNPLACAASLAAIDAMEEEGLAEAAAEKGAYLLERLKAADLPKVREIRQLGLMIGIELKEKSQPHLVRLMEKGVLALPAGATVVRLLPPLVISHAELDTVAEALIEVLSDGS
- a CDS encoding [LysW]-aminoadipate kinase, encoding MILVKIGGGSAVNLPGIAEDLAAVSDRFIVVHGANAVRDAIAAKLGNPTQVVTSVSGYTSVLSDKAALDAILMGYAGVQNKRIVELLQQNGVNAVGLSGIDGRAIQGQRNKGIRVRKDGKTLIVRDFSGKPRSANKELFQLLLDGGYAPVLSIPIIDERHTAINSENDDIINVLQAAFHAEVVLQLIEAPGFLADKDDESTVVPHIRAGELEQREAQVEGRMKRKMLALRKLFEEGAEKVIMSDGRVEHPVRDALAGKGTVIQ
- a CDS encoding beta-N-acetylglucosaminidase domain-containing protein, with translation MEGFFGPPWSMAHRAAMFAFGAARGMNTYLYAPKDDPYHRERWQLPYPEPEWRELCALIEVAQARGIDFVYGFHPGKDLCFAAAEPVGILLAKAARLYDRGVRTFAVQFDDLPSRLTHDSDVKKFDNSLAKAESLWLAAVLERQPTDWQAEWWFCPSYYPPDPLLAEVFGEFEPSFPETVARHLPATVSCFWTGPKVVPRSITLEHMEEVAGRMGHRLLLWDNYPVNDLSMKDEMHIGPLTGRDPRLPEQVHGYLANPLVQEELSFVPLATCFDYARDPGAYDPERSWQAAVAERFGAANVEHWQALRQFCEWDAAPDSPATTTESERGALAAAHAYLIAHGDERWCEEFAPWQQRLEQALRQTPH
- a CDS encoding amidohydrolase family protein; amino-acid sequence: MAKQGFKAMDSDMHVFEPHDLWQRYIDPEFKDRAPKGLQRDFRDLGVELDGKILPIPRRPENPGLRDYRLNTLKEKYSDVAARNFDGVSQVMAMDKEGLDLAFLFPTRGLFVLGIDGLDPDLAAAISRAYNDWLYDFAQADSDRMVCVAMVPPQNVEAAVVETKRTVTEMGFRGVFMRPNQTNGLCWSDPYYDPLWEVCQSLNVPVGFHEAGRVYQPQPAISQFIPSFSMFNTLSFPLANMFACADMIYGGVMERFPKLRVAFLEGNCSWLPWLLYRMGDYMESVGKAEYPDLKLEPLEYFQRQCFGAVECDEITAKHIPEFGLEDNVVFSTDYPHLDVKYPHSLDTFLEMPFSDESKRKYLWDNCARLYNMGQ
- the senA gene encoding selenoneine synthase SenA; translated protein: MDDKTVSTREVLDTLKEVRSRTLSLIEDLSDEQLSVPLLAIVNPPLWEIGHIAWFHEKWALRHLRGHDPMMRDGDVLYDSAAVLHDTRWGLGLPSRTETLAYMDRVLNEIAEGLPAERLNPEETYFHRLGFLHEDMHAEALTYTRQTLAYAPPAFVGHGTVPRGAPCPGDVEVPGGEFVLGATEDLPFVFDNEKWGHPVTVAPFRIARAAVTNAEFAAFADDGGYDDPRWWSDEGWSWRQAEGAAHPVYWEREAPGRWLERIFDRWLPLPPHLPVVHVNWHEAEAYCRWAGRRLPAEAEWELAAAVDPAGAAASGEAAKRGFPWGEAPPDPDRGNLDWAAGGRLPVDALAAGDSAAGCRQMIGNVWEWTASAFQPYPGFVRDPYREYSEPWFGDHRVLRGGCWTTRSHLIRNTWRNFYKPDRRDVWAGFRTCARD